Genomic DNA from Nonomuraea rubra:
CTCGAATGCCTGCCGCCCGAGGAGCAGCAGGAGCTGGCCGCCCGGTTCGTACGCGGCCACGACCTCGACAGCCAGTTGATCATGGTGCTGGGCGGCGTGTCGTCCCACTGGCGCGAGGGCCTGGCGACGGCCGTGCTCAGCAAGATCGTGAAGGTGAACACCACGCAGCCCTGGAACCTCGGCGAGCTGGTCAAGCTGGCGGGCGAGCACATCGACCCCGCCCTGTTCGAGCTGGCCGAGGACTACTCGCCGGCCGAGCCCGTCCAGAAGGTCGCCGCCCTGCTGCGTTTCCGCGCTGACATGTACAAGGAGCTCTCCCGATGACCGTTCTGCGCCCGCACGCGGAAGACCAGTACGCCGAGGAGCTGGCCTTCCTCGCCAAGGACGACGACCGGCCCAGGCCGCCGGGCTGGAAGCTGTCGCCGTGGGCGGTGACCACGTACGTCCTGGGCGACGGCGACCGCATCACCCCCAAGTACGTCGGCGCCCGCCGCATCGTGGAGGTGGCCGTGGCGACGCTGGCCACCGACCGCGCGCTGCTGCTGCTCGGCGTGCCCGGCACCGCGAAGACGTGGCTGTCGGAGCACCTGGCCGCCGCGATCAGCGGCGACTCGACGCTGCTCGTGCAGGGCACCGCGGGCACCGCCGAGGAGGCCGTCCGGTACGGCTGGAACTACGCCCGGCTGCTGGCCGAGGGCCCGTCGATGGAGGCGCTGACCCCGTCGCCGGTCATGCGCGCGATGGCGGAGGGCCGGGTGGCCCGGGTCGAGGAGCTCACCCGCATGCCGTCCGACGTGCAGGACGCCCTGATCACCGTGCTGTCGGAGAAGACGCTGCCGATTCCCGAGCTGAACCGCGAGGTGCAGGCGCAGCGCGGCTTCAACGTGATCGCCACGGCCAACGACCGCGACCGGGGCGTGAACGAGCTGTCCAGCGCGCTGCGCCGCCGCTTCAACACCGTCGTGCTGCCGGTCCCCGCCACCGCCGAGGAGGAGGTGGACATCGTCGCCCGCCGCGTCGCCCAGCTCGGCCGTTCCCTGGAGCTGCCGGAGACGGCGACGGGGCCGGCGGAGATCAGGCGGGTGGTGACGGTGTTCAGGGAGCTGCGCACGGGGGTCACGGAGGACGGCCGCACCAAGGTCAAGTCGCCCAGCGGCACCCTGTCCACGGCCGAGGCCATCTCGGTCCTGACCAGCGGCATCGCCCTGGCCGCCCACTTCGGCGACGGGGTGCTGCGCCCGGCGGACGTGGCCGCCGGGATCGTCGGCGCGGTGGTGCAGGAGCCGGTGTCGGACCGGGTGGTGTGGCGCGAGTACCTGGAGACCGTGGTCCGCGAGCGCTCCGACTGGCGCGACTTCTACCGCGCCTGCCGCGAGGTCTCATGAGCGGCCCCCCGACCGGCGGCGACCGGGAGAGCGGCGTCCCGGCCGGCGGAGAGCGGTTGAGCACCGCCCCGGCTGGCGGTGGCCGGGTGAGCGGCGTGTCCGTCCTCGGGGTGCGGCATCACGGGCCCGGCTCGGCGCGTGCCGTGCGGCGGGAGCTCGAACGGCTGCGCCCCGACGCGATCCTCATCGAGGGCCCGCCCGAGGCGGACGCCCTGGTCACGCTCGCGCCCGGCCTGGAGCCGCCGGTCGCGCTGCTCGCCCACGTGCCGGCCGAGCCGTCGCGGGCCGCGTTCTGGCCGTTCGCGACGTTCTCTCCCGAGTGGCAGGCGATCCTGTACGGCACGTCCGCGGGCATCCCGGTCCGCTTCTGCGACCTCCCCGCCGCCCACTCCCTGGCCGGCGACCCCGACGGCCCCGACGAGCCCGAGCCCGCGCAGGTGGACCCGATCGGCTCCCT
This window encodes:
- a CDS encoding ATP-binding protein produces the protein MTVLRPHAEDQYAEELAFLAKDDDRPRPPGWKLSPWAVTTYVLGDGDRITPKYVGARRIVEVAVATLATDRALLLLGVPGTAKTWLSEHLAAAISGDSTLLVQGTAGTAEEAVRYGWNYARLLAEGPSMEALTPSPVMRAMAEGRVARVEELTRMPSDVQDALITVLSEKTLPIPELNREVQAQRGFNVIATANDRDRGVNELSSALRRRFNTVVLPVPATAEEEVDIVARRVAQLGRSLELPETATGPAEIRRVVTVFRELRTGVTEDGRTKVKSPSGTLSTAEAISVLTSGIALAAHFGDGVLRPADVAAGIVGAVVQEPVSDRVVWREYLETVVRERSDWRDFYRACREVS